TGATCGTCAAAAGCCTCAAGTTACAGGTGAAGGCCTGGGGATGTGTGCAAACTTCGCACTATTGAAACGACGCACCGGGGATTCCGACACGTTTGAGGCTGAGTACTGACATGGCAAGGGAACGAACAACGTGTGTGACGGCTGAGGCTTCATTAGCACGGATGAAGGCCACATCTTGACTAGACCACGCGTGTGCAAGATGCCTTGGAGGCCCTAGAAGCCTTGGAAGCCCCTAGAAGACATCTCTGTCTGTTTCATCCGACACTAAAATGACTGTATTACGCAACGGTGGTTGATTTTTATTTCAAGACAATATTCACCTGACACGGTGGCATATTACAAGTCATTTTTGCTGATGTTCATTACGTCTTCAACCAAAATATTACAAGCCATTCTATCTTAACCACCTGAAGCTTCTTTGTTCCCTCAGCTTCAGAATATTTAGCAAGACAGGGTCCCCTTTTCAAGACAATTGGCCATCTGACCTTTTCAATGGGCCAAGCGAAGTTGGATGTCATCTTCAATTGACCTTATCAAGCCAGGCACGCACACCCTCCACGTGACCACTCCTTCACAATCCAGTTACTGTCCAATAATCGATGCATCTCCCTCACTCCAAATGACCTTCATGTCAAACTTTGTCATCTTCCAAAGCCCATCACTTTTATCCTTGATCAGATCAATCCAGTACATGTTGCCCGTCAAGAAGCGCGGCGCCCCTGGCTTCCGCCCTTCATCCTTGCGATAGTGCTGAGCCAAAGCATGGGCGGTCATTTTTGCAGTGTCTGCACCATGCTTCAGGTCGATTCGGACGTTGCTCACCATGTGCGTTGTGTCGAGCCCGACGCCAATGTACTGGAAGGTGGTGTCCAGGATGGCGGCAAGCCCCTGGATTGGGGGTGTTCCGTCAAAGATGAATTCGGCGTCTTGGTGCCAGGCTGATTCAAAGATAGTCTTATCATTGGAATCAAGGCCGAAAATACTGCGATAGAGGGCATCGGGGATGGCTTCACGGTCTGAAAGACGGAGGTTTGCAGTGAGGCTAGCCATGACGAcagttgatgatggaaaggTTTGAAGAGGGAATGGAGATTTCGCAATGCTCTAGGTGCTAGTGATATGTTGGGGTAGACCGAATTGAATGACGACCATTGA
The window above is part of the Fusarium falciforme chromosome 3, complete sequence genome. Proteins encoded here:
- a CDS encoding SnoaL-like domain-containing protein, translating into MASLTANLRLSDREAIPDALYRSIFGLDSNDKTIFESAWHQDAEFIFDGTPPIQGLAAILDTTFQYIGVGLDTTHMVSNVRIDLKHGADTAKMTAHALAQHYRKDEGRKPGAPRFLTGNMYWIDLIKDKSDGLWKMTKFDMKVIWSEGDASIIGQ